From Stenotrophomonas sp. SAU14A_NAIMI4_8:
TGGCTGGACCTGTCGCTATCCTGTCGCAACCATGCTGCGACCGCACAATTCCGTGCCGTATGCAACGATCCGGGTCCAGCGTGGGCGCCCTTGATGACAGCCAAGCGACGCCCTGAAACGCTGCGGGGCCGTGCCACTGTCGTGACCGGCCCCGCAGTACCACACACCTGGCGTCAGCCCTTGGCCGGCAGGGCCTCGGTCAGTACCGGGGCCACCGCGTCGACCGGCGGCGGCAGCTCGCTTTCGCGGCCGTCCAGCGCCAGCTTCAGGCGGTCACGGTCCAGCGCGCCTTCCCAGCGCGACACCACCACGGTGGCCACCGCATTGCCGATGAAGTTGGTCAGCGAGCGGCATTCGCTCATGAAGCGGTCCACGCCCAGGATCAGGGCCATGCCGGCCACCGGCACTTCCGGCACCACGGCCAGGGTGGCGGCCAGGGTGATGAAGCCGGCACCGGTGACGCCGGCCGCGCCCTTGGAGCTGAGCATGGCGACCAGCAGCAGGGCGATCTGGTGGCCCAGGGTCAGTTCGGTGTTGGTGGCCTGGGCGATGAACAGCGCCGCCAGGGTCATGTAGATGTTGGTGCCGTCCAGGTTGAACGAATAGCCGGTGGGCACCACCAGGCCGACCACCGACTTGCTGCAGCCGGCGCGTTCCATCTTTTCCATCAGCGACGGCAGCGCCGATTCGGACGAGGACGTGCCCAGCACCAGCAGCAGCTCGGCCTTCAGGTAACGGGCCAGCTTGAACACCGAGAACCCGCACAGGCGGCAGACCACGCCCAGGATGACGGCCACGAACAGGAAGGCGGTGAGATAGAACGAACCCACCAGCCAGGCCAGGTTGACCAGCGAACCGACGCCGTACTTGCCGATGGTGAAGGCGATGGCACCGAAGGCACCGATCGGGGCGGCCTTCATCAGGATGTGCACCAGCTTGAACACCGGGGCGACCAGCGCTTCCAG
This genomic window contains:
- a CDS encoding dicarboxylate/amino acid:cation symporter, whose product is MHIPTTAPVPSKPLPLYRQLYFQVIVAIVLGAVLGHYEPLIGEKMKPLGDAFINLVKMIIAPVIFLTIVTGIAGMTHLRTVGRVFAKAMAYFLFFSTLALIVGMIVAHVVQPGAGMNINPAELDQTAVHSYVEKSHDLTLVGFLMDIIPKTLISAFVDGNILQVLFVAVLFGIALASVGEKGKPIVNFLEALVAPVFKLVHILMKAAPIGAFGAIAFTIGKYGVGSLVNLAWLVGSFYLTAFLFVAVILGVVCRLCGFSVFKLARYLKAELLLVLGTSSSESALPSLMEKMERAGCSKSVVGLVVPTGYSFNLDGTNIYMTLAALFIAQATNTELTLGHQIALLLVAMLSSKGAAGVTGAGFITLAATLAVVPEVPVAGMALILGVDRFMSECRSLTNFIGNAVATVVVSRWEGALDRDRLKLALDGRESELPPPVDAVAPVLTEALPAKG